CAGCTGTTTCCACAGTATATCTTGAAAGCTAGTTCTCGATCTACTTGactccaaaatatataaaagaaaatggaTTTGGACTAATTAAACTACCAGATAAACACATAGTTCACTATAGTCGATAGTATATTGTTGTATGGTTTGTTACCAGTGACATGATacattattgttttgttttttggaaTGTTACAGTATATCGATTGCCGTGTGAAGGAGACTAGAGACGTACGAACGAATAAGAAGAGTTGGCCCAACTTTAACCTAAACAATAATTATCCCGctgctattttctattttatgacTTGAGTTTCTTATTATGTAATCATCCATTTCATATGGTAATAAGTAATAACGATAAaggagctctctctctctttatcggCGCTTTGATGTATGTACGCCTAACATACCATCAGGAATAACACTTTGTCTTTCTCTTACATGTAATATATATGATCAAGAGGTTGCATGAACTAATGAGCTTTTACCTAACcgcatatatataaagttatagCATCCATGAAAAAGGTTTGGCATATAAACATGTTTTGCAAGGTCAATACAAAGGATATCGTTTTAGTCTTCTAAGAATGTAAATTTCATTACTATTGTATTGTATGTTTGATACAAGAGAACCTGAATCCAAAGGATATCAGACAAAATGGGTATTCGATATCAGACCACCGGTTCTACATGTATGTCAAATATTTGTTGTGAGTGTACGTTGTTtggattaatttatatatatatactagtggtattccggcgctacgcgccgggttcatatttttttattctttaatgaATTCAATCATTTGCTTATAGAAATAACAGTTTTTGCATATCTTCTTGATGTTTAGTAATTAAGTTTGGGGGATCAACTTGGGGTTCCGTTTGCCAAACTAAATTATCAATACGTTTGTGCTGTTTATtaatttaacaattttatttgttttgtttggttatttgtaggttttatttaaaaattaagctaCTGTTTTATGCATTTGTATTTAGCTGGATTTTTCTATGTTATGTGCATGTGATACTAAGAATGTTGCACTCAGACAGTTTGTACCGGCTACTTATGTATTATAGCTACTATATGTGGCTTCGTATGTCATTTGGGGGTCTTAGTTATGGCTTAGCTTAGGTTGGGTTTTTTTTGACAGACACAATGAAAAAAgagttgtccaaaaaaaaacacaatgaaAAAATTTGCGATAGTAGTTAAAGTGAAAACAGAAGCAAAAgctcaagtaaaaaaaaacagaaaaatttcTAGGGAAAACTGAAACAATAGCAATGTACCAACAATCCCaaagaaaagtaaaaatttataaatattaattagaaTCTATATATTCGATTTGAAAATGAGTAAAATTTAATTAgacttgtaaatatatataagattcgCGAATCAATTAAATTGCATAAATGATTGACACCCTTAAACTCttgataaaaataaagtaaaaatcaaaattgaGCAGCAAACATATGCAGAGTCGCTCTATGTAGAGATTTTCCATGGATCCATTTTTAACTCTtgaaatagatttaaaaaaaaaacataagtttCAGAACTGATAAGCAAACTTAAGCAGCATGTTGGCCAGCGAGCCTCTTCGTGGCTTCTTCAATGATGGTAAGCTTAACACCCTAAACCTTGCGAAAACACCCACGGCTTTGACCCTTTGCCTAGCGTGAATTCCTCAACCTTGTTGCAAACTCATGTCCTGTTGAGTCTCGGATGTGGATAGTTTCAAAGCTTCACTTATGCTTCACACTGTTTTTAATCACACTAACACGCCCTCTGTTTGTACCTCCAGCCACCATGACAACATTGCCGACAGCAAACTTGATGAACTCAACAATCTTGTTCTCCTCCATGTCGATCTTAATGGTGTCATTACTAATGTGCGACCATCGTATGTGTTCAGGAAAGGGATGCCCTTTTGTTCGAACTGTATAGTTCGAACCTTAACAGAGCTTAAACtgtaagaaaagaaacaaatcttGTTGGTACACATACATGTCAAGCATTAGTCTAAATTATGACAAGAGCAAGAGAGATCAAAACCTTAGCTTCCTCGTCCCTGATGGAGTGAACACGGAAACGTCCCTTGGTATTATAGAGAAGACGGAAGTTCTCGTAGCAGAAGATATACAAATGCACCACCAAGTTTGTCAAGCATCCAATGTTTAGGAGCACTGAGCCTCTTCATATGCTTATTTAAACCTCTCTCCTGTGTAATAACTAATAACCGAACATGACATAGAGCAGTACAAATGATATAGCCAGTGATAGATGTTCCATTAAGATCTAAGTAAGCCAGATCTAAGGAATAATATCCACTAAATGATCCCAACACCAAAGCCTTCTTCTAAAAGTCTTCCCTGTAAAGGAAAGAAGTATCCTACAAAACCAGTATGATGTAAGGCCAATCTAACATTTTCAGAATGAAGTCAAATAAAGATACTGGAAAACAACAGACACTCACTTTTGCAAATGATATGCAAAGCCAACCAGCAATCATCAGAGACTGTCCAAGAAAACACACAGTTAAAGGGTTGAGTAAAGCAAGGAAGATGTCACTGATCAAGATTCAAAACAGAGTAATTTAAAACTCGAAAACTAAACAATACCCCTTTTCGTCCAATATAACAcatggacaagagatcgaagtCAGGAAAATAATAAACCAGACAGTTCTAGACAGAAAGATCGGTTAATTGCCTCACATACAGTTAAACTGAGATCTTTCGTGATTGCAGCTTTTGTTGGAGAAGAATAATCACACTGGACCCAAGCGATACAATCAGTCACAACTTTCTACAAATGGAAAATAAATAAGTTGAAAGGGTTGGATTTTCCTCTTACAGTGAAACCGAATTGAATATAACCAAGAGCAGCGATCAGAACACATGCAAAAACATAGATAGAGCTGTTTCTGATAACTTGAGACGAACACATCGTACTCGACTCTCTTGAACCCATCTGGTACCAACTCCCTGTGAGTACGAAAGGTCATCCCAGGGCCTCACTCTACACTCTTAATCGTAATCTATATATTAGCTTCAAGCTTTAGCTTCAAGGCCTGAAAGAAAACTCTTTTGGACTTTCTTGTTGGTATAGAGGATCTAGAAACTGGGTTTACGATGACAAAGCTTGGATATGAACAGATTAAGAGATGCCGTCTTATATAGAAAACCAATGAAATCACTTAAATGATTGGATTAATGTAAATGAAAACGGAAACTGGAAACGTCAAAGAAACGTTGGGATATGGTGAGTCCCGAAGGGGCACGGCGACGCCTCTTCGAACATGTATTGAAAGAAGCCCTTAATAAATCCTGGTTTAGTATGAGAAACAAAGTAGTGGGCCGCTGAATGACACTCAGAAACCGAAGCCCACTGAAACACAATAGAACATTGATCGAAGAATGTATGCCACGTGGCAAAAAATGCCCCATGCATATTGATGATGTGGCTTAATAAGGAGAGACCCAAGTCTcgtttattatataagataagatatatatatataatcaaacacGCGGGTTCGTTATGAAAACAATCGttagtgaaaaaaaaacagagagggAGGAAAAAAAGAGGAAGCCATcgtctctccatcttctccaTGGCGTCTGGCCGTTGGTAGCGTAAGAAAGTGGATACCCTTTCTTTcttgtttcaatctgttttaacttttaagtctTGTTTTTTAGTCTAGAGGGTTTCAGATCTGGTCGGAAGATTTGGTTATTCGGATTGAAGCAGAGAGTCTCAAATAGGACTTCTTCGGATCTACGGTGTGCGGCGGTGGATTTATGGTTACCGGCTTTTTTGAGAAGAGCGTGTCTTGTAAGTTTTAAGATGGAAATATCATATTGAATACGGATTCTGTATAATCAATAACTTGAAAGCAGACACGGGAAACGCAACGGTCGGGAGGAGAAGACTAGAAGAAAGCTTGAGGACTTCTAGATACTTCCTAGCTAGGTTGGTCCGAATGGTTAAGCTTAGGACGTTTCCATGTTCCAACGTCTGTTCTCATCCAAATTTAATGGGGTTTGAAGCATgggatttaaatatctatattattaaaactgaaatattttttggtgaTAGTTGAAAACATAGATACCATTATAAATGAGAATTATTTGAAATTATGGATATCAGTATAATATAAAAAGTATATTGtctttttagtaatttcattaatataatttcattaattatcttttcatatttcactcagtttaataattttattaattgtattactttaacaatatatcacatcattaattatattatcataataataatagtgcagatttttatttagttaatcaacattaattTTGTGCCAACTATAAAATCAAGAATGTAAAATAATTGGGTTTTGCATATGGATAAacgttcggtttagtttgtttaaaaaaaaaaaagtttagtttgttttactaaattttgttttttaattttaattttaatcggtgcaaaattacgtagccaaaaacataattcaaatacatgtttttgtgaataaaataataacttaaatcaaaataacaaaaatatactatatttattgtcacttaatttcccactccatataattattttactaaataatttttttttcttttaatttagccaaacagATATGAAtactcatttttattagtttataaaaccaGTTAGACATGAACATTGTCTATCCATTTAGATATCGTTTTTTAATTAGGTCCtgtttgaatattataaatttatgtgtgggttTTGAGTTGGGATCTTCTGGATCTGAATGAGTTCGGTTCTGATGtatgtaaacataaaaaaatatctaaataacaaatatatctGAAACAAATTCgtatatttgtaccaaaaatagcTATATTACCTTGATTCGCTCCATgtcttttgaataaaattagttatattacaattcatctaaaatatataattacggaaaacaaatatcaatgtataaaaatgtaaaaaccaaTACTCGCGCGGATGTGCGGATCAATCGTTAAGTATGTTTTAGCATAGGTGAAGAATGTATATTCGGATTgagattagtatttttttttttgcgtttttgTTAAGTTGAGATTAGTATTTTGATGTTGGAATTGACCGTTTTGCTGAAAGAAGGGTCTAGTAGACGTATGTGACACAGTTAATgggttttaaaaatttagggCCCAAGATTTTGTCCTACGGCTCCTTGGAGTGGAGATGAATTGTCAAACTCAACTTGGCTCTCAGAATTCAGTTCCAGATACAACCAACTTGGCCATTGCAGAGGAGACGTGTGCCGGCAAGTCTAACTGAGAATTCATTGGTGGCGTTGATGAGTATATAAGCTGAGCTGGCACAAGAAGGCTCTTTGAATGAAGCTGAGCTGGCAAcctgaagaaagaagagactGTATAGAGATGTTATAAATAGACTTCTTTACCTTTACTGTGAGATCATCTTGTAATTGGGATCATTAGGCATATCAGAGGAGTGTCTCTTCACTTGAAGCAAGTTCAGAGAGGTTTCTCTCTGGATTTGAAAGATCTTGGCGTTAGGGTTCATAGCCTTCACGTCTTGGTATTGTTACGGTTCATACGATAAGCAATAAGAATGACTTTTCCATCTTAGAGTTTTATGAGGCGTGCAATTTGAGCATCCTAAAAGGTACATCTCTGCCCTCTTGTACTGCTAAATTATTTTGATTCAGTTTGTGGGCACTGTTAGTGTAACATTTAAAAGTTTTGAGCTTTCGATGAAGTTGTTTAAAACGTGTTTCTATGCTGGTGACAACGAGTAGTGGAAATGTATGGTTTTTAATTCAATCACTAACTACATGAACTAGGAGACCCCTACTCAAAGCTATTGGTTCCAACTTTTATTCCAAATGACATCTCTAGCATATCATGTGCTTTGATAATGATAATGATATTGATATCCATCAAAGTTAGTCGtcttagcttcttcagtaaTAGCCGTATTGGGAAGCCTCAGCCACAGATATTAGCATATGTTTGACATTATTAGTGTGCTGTGTTAATTTGTAAATGAGTGTGATTTCAGCGACATGAAACAATTTTCACACATTATATTCCCTTGCAATTTGTAAGGTCTATACTTCATCTGTTCTGTTGTCTCCAGTAGGTTTTGCTGTAACTGTTCGTTGCTAAGCTGTGTTTTTACTGCATGTTCTTCGAAATGGTTGATTCTAGTTCAAAGCGAAGGTGAAGaatctttaaaaacaaaaattgttctTCCAGTGAAACTCTTTACCAGAGCTGACACTGAAAAAACATCAGAATCAAAGGGTACGTGCTCTATGTTCTTCTGTGCAGATCAGATCccattgatttaaataaaaataaaccgTTATCATGGACATTTCTATCTCTGAAAGTCTGAACTACTTTGTGATCTTTGATTGATAAAACGAAAATGTTACTCTAGTGGGGATGCAACCAAAATCATAGTAGAAGCAGGGAAGGGAGAGTGTGTGCTTCACATCTATTCATCAGAAGAAAGCACACTATTATTAATGATGCACCTTCCCTCGTATGAAAAGCTAGTGACTCCCATTAACGGTTCCTCTTTCTTAATAGTATCCGTCATTATATTTGGTGGAGCTTGGGGATTTTGTCTATTTCGGAAGAATGGCCGTGCAGGCAATGGAGTGCCTTACCGTGAGCTAGAGAATTGAGCGGAGGGTCCGGGTTAGAAAGCGAGTCAGTGGTCGTCCATGACGTTGAGACAACGGACTGGGACGAGGGTTGGGATGATGATTGGGATGATAAAAATGCAGTGAAATCGCCTGGTGGTGCAGCAAATGGCTTAACAGCGAGGCGGCTGGGATCATGACTGGGACGACtagtatatttgtatatatttgatCAGTAGATAGATAAACTAACTATTACTTAAAAAGAGTCATAACCACATGGATACAGATTCTTGCATACTTAAAAAGAGTCATAACCACATGGATACAGATTCTTGCAAAGAAGACAACACAGAGATACAAACAAGGTTTGTTGTATAATACCCAAATCGCTTATATGGTAACTTttaatctttttctttgttGGGTTTGTAGTTTATACTTGACTCTCCCAACCAGCAGCTTTGTGTTCATGTATACCAAGGCATTCAGTTTTGTACTTGCCTTCCTTTTCACCTTTAGCACCCTCTCTGGGTTTTCTTTGAACCAACACTTAATTGAGTGGAATCTTTATGAACAGAACGGCAAGATTATACTTtctttttaacaaatatttctaGCTTAAATCTGTATGTCAACTTTTATATTTAGAGTAAAACATGATGAATCTTTGAATCATTATGTCTTCCTCTTCATTTATATTGTTGTTAGGTCTACACTGCTGGTGATGTCAGAGACCGCCCATTGGTTCAAAAGGTGCGACTGTCTAAGCTCATCTCCCCTTCATGTTTAGGAAAATCCCTATGACTTCATTGCCTTCCTGGTTAGTAAGTTATCAAATTCTTATTAATTATGAGAAATTTctcatttttagtttatttttacaaaaatagcTCTCAATGAAAGATGACCAAaacaagttttattaaagggtaaaaaagGTTTTGAGGAtagaatttcaaattaaaaaaaaataaaaaataaaattttaaaattttaaaatataaggaAATTATTTTagtctatttttgtgaattttttttttaaaaagttatttgagagaaatgacatttttatttttcaggaaGGAAATGTAGTTTTGAgaactttataaaataaaataaaataaaaacaaaagtttctCTTTCAGCTCAACTCTATGTTCTTTGCATTAGCCGATCTGGTACATCAATACATGTTCCTATGCCCATTCCAATCTTGTCTTATGAGTAGTTGGTCACCACCGCAGAGAGAGATAAAAATACGCGTTTTAAATTATCTTTACTccttaaataatttatagtcaGCAATATCCTCTGACGATTGGGGATGTAATACCATTACCAGCTGTTACTCTAAGCGTAATATCGTCAACTCCACCTCTTTCTCAAAGCCGGCTTCGATGCCTCTGATTTGAGAGAGATTAATAAATgactcaaatatttttaattaagtaCGCGTTGAATCTGGCAACAAAAACATAGCTGTCTGTTGGCTTTGTCGTCTTAAGTCTTAACTAATACCCAACCTCTccactctctctcctctttaattgtttttttttcttcaactctctctctctctaactctGTCTACTCTTCTCCGAAACTCACCGAGTTCATCGACAAGGGTTCTTCACCAACTCTTTAAGGTATGTTCATATCTCTGAGAACATGTCATATCTCTGCGAGCTTTCCATTTTTTACTAAGATCTGTTTGGTTTCTTCTTTGGTAGATCAAGATTCAAGAAAATCGATGGAGGGACGATGCCGTCTCTCCCttttgtctcttcttcttcttctcttatctGCAACTACTTTAACCTCAGCTGCTGATTACTCTCCCACCGACAACTTCCTCTTGAACTGTGGTGGTTCTTCTGATCTACCCGACACAGACAACCGTACATGGATTCCCGATGTCAAATCCAAGTTCTTGTCTTCCTCCGCAGACTCCAAAACCTCTCCCGCCGCCACACAAGACCCTTCCGTCCCCGATGTCCCTTACATGACAGCTAGGATCTTCCGATCTCCCTTCACTTACTCTTTCCCTGTATCATCAGGTCGCAAGTTCGTGCGTCTCCACTTCTACCCCAACTCATACGACGGTCTCAACGCCACGAACTCCCTCTTCTCCGTCTCCCTCGGGTCCTACACCCTCCTCAAGAACTTCAGCGCTGCTCAGATGGCTCAGGCGTTGACTTTCTCTTTCATCGTTAAGGAGTTTATAGTTAACGTTGAAGGCGGAGCATTAAACGTGACCTTCACGCCAGAGTCAACACCTTCTAACGCCTATGCGTATGTGAACGGGATTGAGGTTACTTCAATGCCTGATCTTTACAGCAGCACAGATGGGTCTTTGACGGTTGTTGGATCTTCTGGTGGAGTCACCATCGATAACAGCACCGCTCTCGAGAATGTTTATAGACTCAATGTTGGAGGGAATGATATCTCTCCTTCTGATGATACAGGTCTGTACAGGTCATGGTACGATGATCAGCCTTATATCTTTGGTGCGGGTCTTGGAATCACTGAGACTGCTGATCCAAACATGACCATCGAGTACCCTTCTGGGACGCCTACGTATGTTGCTCCTGTGGATGTTTACTCCACTGCTAGGTCGATGGGGCCAACACCTCAGATCAATCTCAACTACAATCTCACTTGGATCTTCAGTATTGACTCCGGGTTTAGTTACCTTGTCAGGCTTCATTTCTGTGAGGTTGCTCCTAATATTACTAAGATTAACCAGAGGGTGTTTACAGTCTACCTCAACAACCAAACGGCTGAGCCTGAAGCTGATGTTGCTGGGTGGACGGGAGGACAGGGGATTCCGTTCCACAAAGATTACGTAGTGAATCCTCCGGATGGTAAGGGACAGCAAGATCTGTGGCTTGCTCTTCATCCAAACACGAGGGAGAAGCCGGAGTACTATGATGCTCTTCTTAATGGTGTTGAGATATTCAAGATGAATACTTCTGATGGTAATCTTGCTGGTCCTAATCCTATACCTGGTCCACAAGTGACTGCTGATCCATCTAAAGTCTTGCGCCCGCGTACTAGTCAATCCAAGAACCACACGGCTGTTATTGCAGGTGCAGCTAGTGGTGCAGTTGTTTTGGGACTTATCGTTGGTTTGTGTGCAATGATTGCTTACCGGAGACGTAACCGTGGTGAGTACCAGCCTGCAAGTGATGCAACATCAGGTTGGCTTCCACTGTCTCTGTATGGAAACTCACATTCTGGTGGCTCTGGAAAGACAAACACAACAGGTAGCTATGCTTCTTCCCTTCCTTCAAATCTTTGTCGTCACTTCTCCTTTGCTGAGATCAAAGCTGCTACTAAGAACTTCGATGAGTCCCGGGTGCTTGGTGTTGGTGGTTTCGGCAAGGTTTACAGAGGTGAGATCGATGGTGGAACTACAAAGGTAGCCATCAAGAGAGGAAACCCTATGTCTGAACAAGGAGTACACGAGTTCCAAACCGAGATTGAAATGCTTTCGAAGCTTAGACACCGTCACCTTGTGTCTTTGATCGGTTACTGTGAAGAGAACTGTGAAATGATCCTAGTGTATGATTACATGGCTCATGGGACAATGAGAGAGCATCTTTACAAAACACAGAACTCTCCTCTTCCTTGGAAGCAACGTCTTGAGATATGCATCGGTGCAGCTAGAGGGCTACACTATCTACACACTGGTGCAAAACATACGATCATCCACAGGGATGTGAAGACGACAAACATTCTACTTGATGAGAAATGGGTGGCTAAGGTCTCTGACTTCGGTCTGTCAAAGACTGGTCCTGCACTGGACCACACACACGTAAGCACGGTCGTGAAAGGAAGTTTCGGTTATCTTGACCCAGAGTACTTCAGACGGCAGCAACTGACTGATAAGTCCGATGTCTACTCCTTTGGAGTTGTTCTCTTTGAAGCCTTATGCGCACGTCCTGCGTTGAATCCCACACTGGCCAAAGAACAAGTGAGCTTAGCTGAATGGGCACCATACTGCTACAAGAAAGGCATGCTTGATCAGATCGTTGACCCTCATCTAAAAGGCAAGATCACACCTGAATGCTTCAAGAAGTTTGCTGAAACCGCGATGAAGTGTGTGCTAGACCAGGGCATTGAGAGACCGTCGATGGGAGATGTCCTGTGGAACCTGGAGTTCGCGTTGCAGCTTCAGGAAAGCGCAGAGGAGAGCGGGAAAGGAATATGCAGTGAGATGGACATGGATGAGATCAAGTACGATGATGACAACTGTAAAGGGAAGAATAACAGCGAGAAAGGCTGTGATGTGTATGAAGGGAACGTGACAGACTCGAGGAGCAGTGGAATAGACATGAGCATAGGTGGTCGGAGTTTGGCAAGTGAAGATTCAGATGGACTCACTCCAAGTGGTGTGTTTTCTCAGATCATGAATCCTAAGGGACGTTAGAGAGAGTCTTAACCGGCTCCATCCAAAGGAGACTGGTTCGtctctctttctatttttttcattgttaaCTATTCATTATTACTGTTCTATTTGCTGttatttgttttagaattttggATTGTGTATTTgatactactactactaccacGATGGAGTGTAAAAGATAACtgtattcttttgtttttttttaacaaaacattAAACATGAATCCTTTCAGTGTAATATTTGGTTTGTCATCTGTAATGCTTTTGTAGTAGGTGCAACCGTTAGAAACCATTAGATAGTCTAAATATAAACCAGACCCACTTAGGCACACTTATGACTTATGAGGTGTTGTGTTTGCTGAATTTACATTATTCCGTCTGGTTCTTCCCACTGGTCTACCAAATGCTAGAGTGACTATTTCTTTTCCTCTTGGTGTTGCCAGAACTGTTGGGCGTGATGACACAGACATAGAACGCACATTAGTTCTACTTAATGGAGAGCTGTTATATCTGCTGCAGTCAGAGGCTTTGAATTTGGACCCAACGATCTTGATCTTTGAGCGTCTTTATTTTTTGAAAGTAGTAGTTGAAGTAGCAGTACTGATTCTTTGAAAATAGTAGTAGTTGAAGTAGTTATACTGATTCTTGAAGGGAGTTGTAGAATGGTATGGTGTTTTGCGTGATCCGGGTAGCTTCGTGTGATTTTGGTTTTCATGTCGTTTTCTTGcaaattttattggtttttcagtatttttttattttcttttccgaAAGCTGCTTAAAACACGTGTGTCAATACTATCTTATGAAAAACATTGTTATAAACAAAGAgtttaaaaacctaaaaactctCTCTCCCAACCCGAGCGCCGCCTTAGCTTCATCTTCTAGATCTGAGGTCTTCTTCGGCCGGCGCTCCTCGCCGTGTTGTGAGTGGACCTCCCTGCTCTCTCTTTTCTAGTAATCGTTCTTTTGTAGTCATCTGAGTTTCGACTGTGGTGGCTGGTGATGGAGGTTTATCCGACGATGGTGGTGCTTTGGGTATTAGAGCGGTGGCTGGACGATGGTTCGTCTTCGGTGAGGTCGGCTTCTGTGTCATGGCGTGCTCTTTCCGCCTGTGAGTGATGGGGAAGCTGAATGTAGATCCGAATGGGATTGAGTTTGGATCGATGTTGTCGGATGGCCTCTGTCTCTCGCTTATCACAGGTTGTGGCTTGGTTTGTAGTATTTTTATCTCTTGCAGTCAAGATGAGTGTGTTGATTGCTTGGTTTCTGGTCTCTTAAGTTTTGTGAATCAAGATTAACCTGATTGTGCGATGGGTTTCTCTTCGGTTTTATGCTCTGTTGAGGTTTCCAGTGAAGTAGCTTTGGTTCTAATGGTGTTCTCTGTTTGGTTTGGACTGCCCTAGTTAAACCTTATCTTTTTTCTGGTTTGCGGTGGAAGTACTTAGCCGGTTCAGATGTGGGGTCTTCattgtttgggtttggtttggCAGTCTTTCAAGCAAGGCATCAGAGGTGTCATAGCTCTTCATTCCAATCGCAACACCTCATCTTTAGTTATTGGTTGATTCATATGAATTCTTGTCAGCCTTGTTCGAGTGTAAGTTTCTGTGGAATGGCTTCAGGTTTAGTTTATATTCAGAGTTCTCTTCCGGATCCCCTTGAAGATCTATCTGGGTTTAACTGTGCTACAATATGGATGAACTGATGTAAGTTCCGGCTGGTTTCTGCGTGAACTTTGAGGATCCTCCACATTTATGCTTTAGCTCTTTGGATAGAAGTTTATTTTAGGTCATCTACATGTTTCTCCGAAGTTTCTCCGACCTGTTCCTATCCTTTTGGGAGATCGATGTGCTCTGCTCTTTGGACTGCTCGAGGCTATTTTCTTTCTTACATCTTGGCTTTTGGCTGATCTTAGAATTTGTTGTCATCCTTTATTTGTAATTGTCTATTAGTTATCTTTATGGCTCTGGAAAGATTTCGATCTTTGCCGGCTTCTGGCTCTGGAAGGAAAGTGTTccttgccggcttatgtgtatTCGACTGCATTTTACCCGTTTTAATATTAATCcaacagatgacaaaaaaaaaaaatactatcttATGATGTGTGACATGACTCATGAGTCATGACGTGTCAGAATATGATACACATGAAGAAATTAGTTATCCAACTGTTCGATCTTTTCTGAATAACAGTTCTTACGTGTGTAACACCACCATCTATCTGCTCTaccaataatatttagataaGAGTAAATGGATCTTTATAATCCAAAGTTGATACAAACGTATAAGACATACATAGTTAAATCCAAAGCCACCTCCAAGTTAACGACAAATGATTCAGGATAATACACAAAACCATTTTGACAAGTTGATTTCAAAGAATGTTCAACTGCAGATCAGAGAAGCCTGCTCTGGCCTTGTGCCTCTCAAACAGATCCTTAAGCGCTTCCACAA
The Brassica napus cultivar Da-Ae chromosome A1, Da-Ae, whole genome shotgun sequence DNA segment above includes these coding regions:
- the LOC106437922 gene encoding receptor-like protein kinase FERONIA — translated: MEGRCRLSLLSLLLLLLSATTLTSAADYSPTDNFLLNCGGSSDLPDTDNRTWIPDVKSKFLSSSADSKTSPAATQDPSVPDVPYMTARIFRSPFTYSFPVSSGRKFVRLHFYPNSYDGLNATNSLFSVSLGSYTLLKNFSAAQMAQALTFSFIVKEFIVNVEGGALNVTFTPESTPSNAYAYVNGIEVTSMPDLYSSTDGSLTVVGSSGGVTIDNSTALENVYRLNVGGNDISPSDDTGLYRSWYDDQPYIFGAGLGITETADPNMTIEYPSGTPTYVAPVDVYSTARSMGPTPQINLNYNLTWIFSIDSGFSYLVRLHFCEVAPNITKINQRVFTVYLNNQTAEPEADVAGWTGGQGIPFHKDYVVNPPDGKGQQDLWLALHPNTREKPEYYDALLNGVEIFKMNTSDGNLAGPNPIPGPQVTADPSKVLRPRTSQSKNHTAVIAGAASGAVVLGLIVGLCAMIAYRRRNRGEYQPASDATSGWLPLSLYGNSHSGGSGKTNTTGSYASSLPSNLCRHFSFAEIKAATKNFDESRVLGVGGFGKVYRGEIDGGTTKVAIKRGNPMSEQGVHEFQTEIEMLSKLRHRHLVSLIGYCEENCEMILVYDYMAHGTMREHLYKTQNSPLPWKQRLEICIGAARGLHYLHTGAKHTIIHRDVKTTNILLDEKWVAKVSDFGLSKTGPALDHTHVSTVVKGSFGYLDPEYFRRQQLTDKSDVYSFGVVLFEALCARPALNPTLAKEQVSLAEWAPYCYKKGMLDQIVDPHLKGKITPECFKKFAETAMKCVLDQGIERPSMGDVLWNLEFALQLQESAEESGKGICSEMDMDEIKYDDDNCKGKNNSEKGCDVYEGNVTDSRSSGIDMSIGGRSLASEDSDGLTPSGVFSQIMNPKGR